A single region of the Biomaibacter acetigenes genome encodes:
- a CDS encoding HD domain-containing protein, translating to MLIFEDKDYYPAYINAPAAQKIHHAYIGGLLEHSLEVAKICENIAANYSDVIERDLLITGALLHDIGKIKEYDFSSISFEMTDIGKLVGHLILGKEMVDEKIREINEFPEHLKLAIGHMIISHHGEKEWGSPEVPKTMEAFALFTRTF from the coding sequence ATGCTCATATTCGAGGATAAGGATTATTATCCGGCATATATAAACGCGCCGGCAGCTCAGAAAATCCACCATGCTTACATAGGCGGCCTTCTGGAACACAGTCTTGAGGTGGCCAAAATATGTGAAAATATTGCCGCCAATTACTCCGATGTGATTGAACGGGACCTTTTGATAACCGGAGCTCTCCTGCACGACATAGGAAAAATAAAAGAATATGATTTTTCGAGTATTTCTTTTGAGATGACGGATATCGGGAAACTGGTCGGGCATCTCATTCTTGGAAAGGAAATGGTAGATGAAAAAATCCGGGAAATCAATGAGTTTCCTGAACACCTGAAACTTGCCATCGGCCACATGATCATTTCACACCATGGCGAAAAAGAGTGGGGATCCCCTGAAGTTCCCAAAACCATGGAGGCCTTTGCCCTCTTCACGCGGACCTTTTAA
- a CDS encoding ABC transporter substrate-binding protein, which produces MYRRPFTLFFCLIFVFLMVGSNGCGSDKKSVEPNVKKEWQGVITLWDFPRWRDKNGDRFGWIEKKISEFEKKHPGVFIHLRQLKWEYGLIELKAAAAAGTPPDMAPVAADFDFISAGYLEQVDEYIKPEDIPKYDEKAIEAVSYQGRIYGFPWFITTHSLFLNLEAFSARGAKNPGNETWTYDEFVAALQKLTYDKNRNGKMDYYGFNLFLSPGNFTVWPFLTMDGANIFDENGNFVLNSPEGVSALAKMVDLAAKYKVVPEEDYGTLEENLVWGDFAEKRKIAVYPAGPWAIKVLEDRERAGKGFKFDIAQYPAGQKQPRAFAIVSAYGIFKQEDGAKKELCAEFLSYITSEKEQQALEQYGVFPAIKAVRQKMIEDPFMKKMEKILDDARVLPKVNNLYKKDEILTAQIRMALLAQKTPAQALEDAAREIEKISKNGMTTFMWNK; this is translated from the coding sequence GTGTACCGGCGGCCATTTACCCTATTTTTTTGTTTAATTTTTGTTTTTTTAATGGTAGGTTCTAACGGCTGTGGGTCTGATAAAAAGAGCGTGGAGCCTAACGTAAAAAAGGAATGGCAGGGTGTTATAACCCTGTGGGATTTCCCACGATGGCGGGACAAAAATGGGGACAGGTTCGGATGGATAGAGAAGAAGATCTCGGAATTTGAAAAAAAACATCCGGGTGTTTTTATCCACTTAAGACAGCTTAAATGGGAATACGGCTTGATAGAACTAAAAGCCGCTGCAGCGGCGGGCACACCTCCGGATATGGCACCGGTGGCGGCAGACTTTGATTTCATATCGGCGGGATATCTGGAACAGGTGGATGAGTATATCAAACCGGAAGATATTCCCAAATACGATGAAAAAGCCATCGAAGCGGTATCATATCAGGGAAGGATCTATGGATTTCCATGGTTCATAACCACTCACAGCCTTTTTTTAAACCTGGAAGCCTTCAGTGCAAGAGGCGCAAAAAACCCCGGGAATGAAACATGGACTTATGATGAATTTGTTGCAGCCCTTCAGAAATTGACTTATGATAAAAACAGAAACGGGAAGATGGATTACTATGGCTTTAACTTGTTTTTATCTCCAGGAAATTTTACGGTATGGCCATTTTTAACCATGGATGGTGCGAATATTTTTGATGAAAACGGCAATTTTGTTTTAAATAGCCCCGAGGGTGTTTCAGCCCTGGCCAAAATGGTGGACCTTGCCGCAAAATATAAGGTTGTGCCCGAAGAAGATTACGGCACCCTGGAAGAAAACCTGGTCTGGGGAGACTTTGCGGAAAAAAGAAAGATTGCGGTTTATCCCGCCGGCCCCTGGGCCATAAAGGTACTTGAAGACAGGGAAAGGGCGGGCAAAGGCTTTAAATTTGATATTGCTCAATATCCCGCAGGTCAAAAGCAGCCCAGGGCCTTTGCCATTGTTTCGGCCTATGGCATCTTCAAGCAAGAAGATGGGGCAAAAAAAGAGCTCTGTGCCGAATTTTTAAGTTATATAACCTCTGAAAAGGAGCAACAAGCTCTAGAACAATACGGTGTGTTTCCGGCTATCAAAGCTGTGCGGCAAAAGATGATCGAAGACCCCTTTATGAAAAAGATGGAAAAAATATTGGATGATGCCCGGGTTTTGCCAAAAGTAAATAATTTGTATAAAAAGGATGAGATCCTGACAGCTCAGATACGTATGGCGCTTCTTGCCCAAAAGACCCCGGCTCAGGCTTTGGAGGATGCTGCAAGGGAAATAGAGAAGATATCAAAAAATGGAATGACAACCTTTATGTGGAATAAATAA
- a CDS encoding hydantoinase/oxoprolinase family protein, with the protein MGLDMGGTHVDAVIIDRGNIVDIAKTPADRSDLFGSIWATLDNLLSGKKVSRIERINLSTTVSTNAIIEGKTAPVGMIIESGPGMDPSFMSCGSENIFITGYVDHRGREIKPFDPVEIQEAASRFKQQDIKTCAVVAKFSTRNPLHEINIQKMLKDEFCPITMGHTLSGKLNFPRRVFTSYLNCAVYHVFKAFCDSIRKAMQKENIHVPVNVLKADGGTISLDVGQQYPVNTILSGPAASLMGACAFNAGDKDAVFLDIGGTTTDISFVADGVPLFEPLGINIGPYNTLVRAIYSVSIGLGGDSAIHIENGELKIGPQREGFPMALGGQVPTPSDAMIVLGLLDFGNKDRAILAMKLLGEKLGMDARAASEVVYEKMADIIKQKVDSLIKDINSRPVYTVKELLYGKRLKPEYVSIIGGPARAMAPVLEKKFNLPCRVPENYEAANAVGAALAKTTAEITLLADTASGVLSVPEIGLYKRIDRNFTLDMARQKALELLKQRASILGAEGSETESEITEESSFNMVRGFYTSGKNIRIKAQVKPGLLYELRGVNYA; encoded by the coding sequence GTGGGGCTAGATATGGGGGGAACCCATGTAGATGCTGTAATTATCGACCGGGGAAACATAGTTGATATAGCCAAGACCCCCGCCGATCGCTCCGATCTGTTTGGTTCCATATGGGCGACCCTAGATAACTTACTTTCAGGAAAAAAAGTGTCACGCATTGAGCGTATTAATTTGAGCACTACTGTATCGACTAATGCCATTATAGAAGGTAAGACTGCTCCCGTCGGCATGATTATCGAAAGTGGTCCGGGCATGGACCCTTCTTTTATGTCATGCGGCAGTGAAAATATATTCATTACCGGATATGTCGACCATAGGGGCAGGGAAATAAAACCCTTTGATCCGGTAGAAATTCAGGAAGCAGCGTCCCGATTCAAGCAGCAAGACATTAAAACCTGTGCCGTGGTAGCCAAGTTTTCCACTCGAAATCCACTGCATGAAATTAATATTCAAAAGATGTTAAAAGATGAGTTTTGCCCCATAACTATGGGACATACCCTTTCAGGGAAACTCAATTTCCCTCGGAGAGTCTTTACGTCCTACTTGAACTGTGCTGTATACCATGTCTTTAAAGCGTTTTGTGATAGCATAAGAAAGGCTATGCAGAAGGAGAACATCCATGTTCCTGTGAATGTGCTTAAAGCCGATGGCGGCACTATAAGTTTGGATGTAGGGCAACAATATCCGGTAAATACCATATTATCGGGGCCTGCCGCCAGTCTCATGGGCGCCTGTGCCTTTAATGCCGGCGATAAAGATGCCGTATTTCTGGATATTGGTGGCACCACCACCGATATTTCCTTCGTAGCTGATGGAGTACCCTTATTTGAACCTCTTGGTATAAATATAGGTCCTTATAACACACTGGTAAGAGCCATATACAGCGTATCCATAGGCCTTGGAGGAGATAGCGCCATTCATATAGAAAATGGCGAATTAAAAATAGGCCCTCAGAGAGAAGGATTTCCCATGGCCCTCGGAGGTCAGGTGCCGACTCCCAGCGATGCCATGATAGTGTTAGGGCTTCTTGACTTCGGAAATAAGGACCGGGCTATTTTGGCCATGAAGCTTTTAGGGGAAAAGCTGGGTATGGATGCCAGGGCTGCTTCTGAAGTTGTATATGAAAAGATGGCAGACATAATAAAACAAAAGGTGGACAGCCTTATTAAGGATATAAACAGCCGCCCTGTATATACCGTAAAGGAACTTTTATACGGAAAAAGACTAAAACCTGAATATGTTTCCATAATAGGGGGCCCAGCCAGGGCTATGGCTCCGGTGCTGGAAAAGAAATTCAATCTTCCCTGCCGCGTTCCCGAAAATTATGAAGCGGCCAATGCGGTGGGAGCAGCCCTTGCAAAAACCACCGCCGAGATTACCCTTCTTGCCGATACGGCGTCAGGAGTGCTTTCGGTCCCGGAGATTGGTCTGTATAAGCGAATTGACAGAAATTTCACCCTGGATATGGCCAGGCAAAAAGCTCTGGAGCTTTTAAAGCAGAGGGCTTCCATACTGGGAGCTGAGGGTAGTGAAACCGAATCAGAGATAACGGAGGAATCGAGCTTCAATATGGTGCGGGGGTTTTATACCAGCGGCAAAAACATAAGGATTAAAGCCCAGGTAAAACCCGGATTACTATATGAACTACGAGGTGTGAACTATGCTTAG
- a CDS encoding phosphatase, with translation MILEVDTHCHTVASGHAYSTVVENAHVAAKKGLKMIAITDHGPALPGGPHYYHFGNIKVLPRQIEGVYILRGIEANILDYNGNLDLQEAYLKNLDIVLAGFHTFCYPGGSVEENTMAAINAMKNPHVDILVHPGNPEFPIDIDKVVRAAVDYNVHIEINNSSFTVSRRGSEENCILIAKKAAALGAKISVGSDAHICYDVGNSDKAIRIIKEAGISEENVLNTSIEKVIAFLKSKGRDIVPECKSNTKI, from the coding sequence ATGATTCTGGAAGTTGATACCCATTGTCATACTGTTGCCAGCGGCCATGCATATAGTACCGTCGTAGAAAATGCTCATGTGGCGGCGAAAAAGGGTTTAAAGATGATCGCCATCACGGACCACGGCCCTGCCCTGCCGGGGGGCCCCCATTATTACCATTTTGGTAATATAAAGGTGTTGCCCCGGCAGATAGAAGGGGTTTACATACTGCGCGGCATTGAGGCTAACATATTGGATTATAACGGAAACCTGGACCTGCAGGAAGCCTATTTAAAGAACCTTGATATAGTCCTGGCCGGTTTTCATACCTTTTGCTATCCAGGAGGCAGCGTTGAGGAAAACACCATGGCCGCCATCAATGCCATGAAAAATCCCCATGTGGATATACTGGTACATCCAGGGAACCCCGAATTCCCTATAGATATAGATAAGGTTGTCCGGGCAGCGGTGGATTACAATGTACATATAGAAATAAACAATAGCTCCTTTACGGTGAGCCGCCGGGGCAGTGAGGAAAACTGCATACTCATCGCAAAAAAGGCGGCGGCTCTCGGAGCAAAAATCTCGGTGGGAAGCGATGCACATATTTGTTATGATGTAGGCAATTCTGACAAGGCCATAAGAATAATAAAAGAAGCAGGTATTTCTGAAGAAAATGTGCTCAACACTTCCATAGAGAAGGTGATAGCCTTTTTAAAGTCAAAGGGACGGGATATTGTCCCGGAGTGTAAATCCAATACAAAAATATAA
- a CDS encoding SIS domain-containing protein: MLDDLKAIKELDKSGMLDLIYHLPDHCEEAIKIARDSIRGLRFHNIVNVVITGLGGSAIGGDLIRMISQDRSVIPILVNRDYTLPAFVDEKTLVIASSYSGNTEETLASYQEALKRKAKVLVITTGGELKKRALADEVPVITIPHGLPPRAALGYSFFPLLVALEEQGIVPRKHFKIEETIKLLKETRDYLYPEVPETDNPAKLLAKNFTASFRSFTEYPVLPKSLR, from the coding sequence ATGCTTGATGATTTAAAAGCCATAAAGGAACTGGATAAAAGTGGCATGCTGGACCTTATCTATCATCTACCGGACCACTGCGAGGAAGCCATAAAAATTGCGAGGGATTCCATCCGGGGTTTGAGATTTCATAACATAGTGAATGTGGTAATCACCGGCCTCGGCGGTTCGGCCATAGGCGGGGATCTTATACGAATGATCTCCCAGGACCGTTCTGTAATACCCATCCTGGTGAACAGGGATTACACCCTTCCGGCCTTTGTGGACGAGAAAACCCTGGTTATAGCTTCCAGCTACTCCGGCAATACCGAAGAGACTCTTGCCTCTTATCAGGAGGCCTTGAAAAGAAAAGCCAAAGTGCTGGTCATAACTACGGGCGGTGAATTGAAAAAAAGAGCCCTGGCCGACGAAGTGCCGGTTATAACCATCCCGCATGGCCTGCCTCCAAGGGCGGCTCTTGGATATTCCTTCTTCCCGCTTCTGGTAGCTCTTGAAGAGCAGGGCATCGTTCCCAGAAAGCATTTTAAAATAGAGGAAACCATCAAGCTTTTAAAGGAAACCCGGGATTACCTGTATCCTGAAGTGCCCGAAACCGACAACCCTGCAAAACTTCTGGCTAAAAACTTCACGGCAAGCTTCCGGTCATTTACGGAGTATCCGGTGTTACCGAAATCGTTGCGGTAA
- a CDS encoding MFS transporter, with the protein MQNGIRRWIALHFPALTHRNFRLFWFGQCVSLIGTWMQNIGQAWLVLKITDSSFKLGLVSALQFTPVLLLSLFAGVIVDRLPKRRILIFTQTVLMILALILATLTATGKVRYWHILVLAAILGFVNNIDMPARQSFIVELVGKEHLMNGITLNSTIFNAARLIGPAVAGFVMGFFGIAVCFYLNALSFLAVILGLLMIKIPSETTIVQDSSKNKKPVLENIKEGLTYIKNTPPVFITVILMALISTFSLNFNVLVPVLAKKGFGLTEEGFGFMMSSLGSGALIGSIMLAATTHKPTSRILIGAALGLSAAQIILGTVNSQILAMVFLALTGWMMVTFTASANSTIQVNTPDHLRGRVMSVYSLVFAGVAPLGSLFAGSLAGRFGARAAFATGGFIGIIAAGIAVCQIIKFHKISSLKV; encoded by the coding sequence ATGCAAAACGGTATAAGAAGATGGATTGCCCTGCATTTTCCTGCTTTGACCCACAGGAATTTCAGGCTCTTCTGGTTCGGTCAATGCGTATCCCTTATAGGCACATGGATGCAAAATATAGGCCAGGCCTGGCTGGTGCTAAAAATAACGGATTCATCCTTTAAGCTGGGGCTTGTGAGCGCCCTGCAGTTTACACCGGTGCTCCTGCTGTCACTTTTTGCAGGGGTAATTGTCGACAGGCTTCCCAAAAGGAGAATACTGATTTTTACTCAGACAGTCCTCATGATACTCGCCCTTATTCTGGCCACCCTAACCGCAACCGGGAAGGTGAGATACTGGCACATACTGGTACTGGCCGCCATTCTCGGGTTTGTAAACAACATAGACATGCCCGCCAGGCAGTCCTTTATAGTTGAATTGGTGGGAAAAGAGCACCTCATGAACGGCATTACCCTGAATTCCACGATATTCAATGCGGCAAGACTTATAGGTCCGGCAGTGGCCGGTTTTGTGATGGGTTTTTTCGGCATAGCGGTATGTTTTTATTTGAATGCATTGAGTTTTCTGGCGGTAATATTGGGTCTTTTGATGATTAAAATCCCGTCAGAAACAACAATAGTTCAAGACTCTTCAAAGAATAAAAAACCAGTCCTGGAAAATATAAAGGAAGGTCTAACTTACATTAAAAACACGCCTCCGGTATTCATCACCGTTATACTCATGGCATTAATAAGCACATTTTCGTTGAATTTCAATGTGCTGGTACCGGTACTGGCCAAAAAAGGGTTTGGCCTGACTGAAGAAGGCTTCGGATTCATGATGTCCTCCCTGGGAAGCGGAGCTCTCATCGGGTCTATAATGCTGGCCGCCACCACTCATAAACCTACTTCGCGGATATTAATAGGTGCCGCTCTGGGGCTGTCGGCGGCCCAGATTATACTGGGGACAGTTAACTCACAGATACTGGCTATGGTATTTCTGGCTCTGACCGGATGGATGATGGTGACTTTTACCGCTTCTGCCAACAGCACCATACAGGTAAATACGCCCGACCATCTACGAGGCAGGGTGATGAGCGTATATTCACTGGTCTTCGCCGGAGTGGCACCGCTGGGCAGCCTATTTGCCGGGTCACTGGCCGGAAGGTTTGGGGCGAGAGCGGCCTTTGCAACAGGCGGTTTTATCGGTATCATTGCGGCAGGGATTGCCGTTTGCCAGATTATCAAATTTCACAAGATATCGTCGCTTAAAGTGTGA
- the dat gene encoding D-amino-acid transaminase, which produces MSTVVYLNGERVDYENARISVEDRGFQFGDGIYEVVRVYGGRFFYLDRHLARMKKGADEIYLDMDFGLDNLEKVCRQALKESGFKDASVYIQVTRGAYPRQHTFPPESSCTWVVIVREAKAQPREFYENGVMGITVPDERWNRCNIKTVQLLANSIAKEKAKKAGAYEAIFHRGGCVTEASSSNVFIVRNKKLLTHPANNFILHGITRGVVLEIARDNKIDYSEEVFSLQDLFEAEEVFVSGTMTEVMPIVKIDGKIIGDGVPGEITRSIMKAYDALTKTIDQ; this is translated from the coding sequence ATGTCAACTGTAGTGTACTTAAACGGCGAAAGGGTGGACTATGAAAACGCCAGGATTTCGGTGGAAGATAGAGGATTTCAGTTTGGAGATGGAATCTATGAAGTTGTGAGGGTGTACGGCGGCAGGTTTTTCTATCTGGACCGGCATCTGGCACGTATGAAAAAAGGAGCCGATGAAATATACCTTGACATGGATTTTGGTCTTGATAATCTGGAGAAGGTTTGCCGCCAGGCTTTAAAAGAAAGCGGCTTTAAAGATGCTTCGGTATATATCCAGGTTACCAGGGGGGCATATCCCCGCCAGCACACCTTCCCACCGGAAAGTTCCTGCACATGGGTTGTGATTGTAAGAGAAGCCAAGGCCCAGCCCCGGGAATTTTATGAAAATGGCGTTATGGGCATTACGGTTCCCGATGAGCGCTGGAACCGCTGCAATATAAAAACCGTTCAGCTTCTGGCCAACAGCATAGCCAAGGAAAAAGCCAAAAAAGCCGGAGCCTATGAGGCTATATTTCACCGGGGAGGCTGTGTCACCGAAGCCTCCAGCAGCAATGTATTCATAGTCAGGAACAAAAAACTTCTGACCCATCCCGCAAATAACTTTATCCTCCACGGCATAACCCGCGGGGTTGTTTTAGAAATAGCCCGAGATAATAAAATCGACTATTCTGAAGAAGTATTTTCCCTGCAGGACTTATTTGAAGCCGAGGAGGTATTTGTTTCGGGGACCATGACCGAGGTCATGCCCATTGTGAAAATAGATGGCAAAATCATTGGAGATGGAGTGCCGGGAGAAATAACCAGAAGTATAATGAAAGCTTACGATGCACTTACAAAAACCATTGATCAGTAG
- the murB gene encoding UDP-N-acetylmuramate dehydrogenase, protein MKLDLLYDKLKNFISEERIKQNEPMKNHTSFHIGGPADILVLPQDAEEIKRIITCCKDEGVPFFVMGNGTNLLVRDKGIRGVVIKLAQNFNDIQITKNIIKCKAGMAVSAAVRAALENSLSGLEFASGIPGTVGGAVVMNAGAFGGEMADVVKKVNVLDLEGNIFEMSKDELGYSYRNSVLQKGDKILLDVEMELTPGNRDEIKAKMEDYISRRKQKQPLNLPSAGSAFKRPPGNYAGYLIEKAGLKGYRIGGAMVSDLHAGFIVNIDNATCEDVLKLIKHIQKEVKDKFNIDLEPEIKIQGES, encoded by the coding sequence ATGAAGCTTGATTTACTTTACGACAAATTGAAGAACTTTATATCCGAAGAAAGAATCAAACAAAATGAACCCATGAAAAACCATACTTCCTTTCATATAGGTGGCCCTGCAGATATTTTAGTCTTGCCGCAGGATGCTGAAGAAATAAAAAGAATTATAACATGCTGCAAGGATGAGGGTGTCCCCTTTTTTGTGATGGGGAATGGAACAAATCTATTAGTGAGGGATAAGGGTATCCGAGGCGTTGTCATAAAACTTGCTCAAAATTTTAATGACATACAAATTACCAAAAACATAATAAAATGTAAGGCGGGAATGGCTGTATCTGCAGCGGTGCGTGCCGCTTTGGAAAACAGCCTCAGCGGCCTCGAATTTGCAAGCGGCATTCCTGGCACTGTGGGCGGTGCTGTGGTCATGAATGCGGGTGCTTTTGGCGGGGAGATGGCCGATGTAGTAAAAAAGGTAAATGTTCTTGATCTAGAAGGAAATATTTTTGAGATGTCAAAGGATGAATTGGGGTATTCTTATAGAAATTCTGTGCTTCAAAAGGGAGATAAGATCTTGCTCGATGTGGAAATGGAACTTACCCCAGGAAATCGCGATGAAATAAAGGCAAAAATGGAGGATTATATCTCTCGAAGGAAACAGAAGCAACCATTGAATTTACCCAGTGCCGGCAGCGCTTTTAAAAGGCCGCCGGGGAACTATGCCGGATATCTCATAGAAAAGGCTGGGCTCAAGGGTTACAGGATAGGCGGTGCCATGGTTTCAGACCTTCACGCCGGCTTTATAGTCAATATAGACAATGCTACATGTGAAGATGTGCTGAAATTGATAAAGCATATTCAAAAGGAGGTAAAGGATAAGTTCAATATAGACCTGGAACCTGAAATAAAAATCCAGGGTGAATCATGA
- a CDS encoding ComEC/Rec2 family competence protein, which yields MDDIINTFNIGKIYMPKVTTTTRTFKDVLTSIAAKNLKITTAMGGMTIPVEDDVKVEILAPNSAHYEDLNNYSAVIKVTYKSTSLLFTGDAEKLSEEEMLKLGFNLRADVLKVGHHGSSSGTSEEFLSAVSPRYAIISVAKNNDYGHPHKETLRRLAAYGVKVYTHR from the coding sequence ATGGATGATATAATAAACACATTTAATATTGGGAAAATATATATGCCAAAGGTCACGACTACCACCCGAACTTTTAAAGATGTGCTCACATCCATAGCCGCAAAAAATTTAAAAATCACCACTGCAATGGGCGGTATGACTATACCCGTTGAAGATGACGTAAAGGTTGAAATCCTTGCTCCAAACAGCGCTCACTACGAGGACCTGAACAATTACAGCGCTGTAATAAAAGTCACATATAAAAGTACATCCTTACTCTTTACCGGCGATGCCGAGAAGTTATCCGAAGAGGAAATGCTAAAACTAGGCTTCAATTTGCGAGCGGACGTCTTGAAAGTCGGCCATCACGGTAGCAGTTCAGGCACTTCTGAAGAATTTCTTTCGGCCGTATCTCCCAGATACGCCATAATCAGTGTCGCAAAAAACAATGATTACGGCCATCCCCACAAAGAAACATTAAGGCGTCTGGCCGCCTACGGTGTAAAAGTTTACACCCACCGCTGA
- a CDS encoding aminopeptidase — protein MQDPRFEKLAYKLIHYSVELKRGEKILIESGPGEIPLIKALIREAYRAGARPFVSLNMQQIDREILMHVDEETLKMMARYDSARMKDMNAYIGIRGGENIAELSDVPQEKKTIYMQLYVKPVHGEIRVPDTRWCVLRYPNPSMAQLADTSIEAFENFYFDVCCLDYARMSRAMEPLVDLMNKTKMVHIKGPGTDLTFSIEGLPAIKCDGKKNIPDGEVYTAPVRDSVNGVISYNTPSIYQGFTFTDIRFEFKNGKIIKATANDTERINKILDTDEGARYIGEFSLGLNPFILKPMKDTLFDEKIAGSIHFTPGKSYDECDNGNKSAIHWDLVYIQRPEYGGGEIWFDGKLVRKDGIFVPEELRGLNPENLK, from the coding sequence TTGCAGGACCCGAGGTTTGAGAAACTGGCTTACAAGCTTATTCACTATTCGGTGGAATTGAAAAGGGGGGAAAAAATTCTCATAGAATCGGGCCCCGGGGAAATTCCATTAATTAAGGCGCTGATACGGGAAGCATATAGAGCAGGTGCCAGACCTTTCGTTTCATTGAATATGCAACAAATAGACCGGGAGATCCTGATGCACGTTGATGAAGAAACCTTAAAGATGATGGCAAGGTATGATTCTGCCCGCATGAAGGATATGAACGCTTATATTGGAATCAGGGGCGGTGAAAACATAGCGGAACTTTCCGATGTGCCCCAGGAAAAAAAGACTATTTACATGCAGCTTTACGTAAAGCCAGTGCACGGCGAGATACGGGTGCCGGATACCAGGTGGTGCGTTCTCCGCTATCCCAATCCATCCATGGCCCAGCTGGCCGACACCAGCATCGAAGCTTTCGAGAATTTTTACTTTGACGTGTGCTGCCTGGATTATGCCAGGATGTCCAGGGCTATGGAGCCTCTGGTAGACTTGATGAACAAAACAAAGATGGTACATATTAAAGGACCGGGCACTGACCTCACTTTCTCCATAGAAGGTTTGCCCGCCATAAAGTGCGATGGCAAGAAAAACATACCCGACGGGGAAGTCTATACCGCACCGGTTAGAGATTCGGTTAATGGAGTTATATCCTACAATACCCCTTCGATATATCAGGGGTTTACCTTTACAGATATAAGATTCGAATTTAAGAACGGCAAAATCATTAAGGCCACGGCCAATGACACCGAACGTATCAATAAAATTCTGGATACCGATGAAGGTGCCCGGTATATAGGGGAGTTTTCCTTAGGATTGAATCCGTTTATATTGAAGCCCATGAAGGATACGCTTTTTGACGAAAAAATTGCCGGAAGCATACATTTTACCCCCGGCAAGAGTTATGATGAGTGCGACAATGGCAACAAATCCGCCATCCACTGGGACCTGGTGTATATCCAGCGGCCGGAGTACGGCGGCGGTGAAATCTGGTTCGACGGCAAACTGGTAAGGAAGGATGGCATTTTTGTTCCCGAAGAACTCCGGGGATTAAATCCCGAGAATTTAAAATAA
- a CDS encoding DUF1540 domain-containing protein, giving the protein MANIKCNVSTCKYNKDSECCAESVMVNSIRPGCTSKEGTYCDAYEKKDDFGKCITTDGRSCWD; this is encoded by the coding sequence ATGGCAAACATAAAATGCAATGTTTCCACCTGCAAATATAACAAAGACAGCGAATGCTGCGCTGAAAGCGTGATGGTGAATTCCATCAGGCCGGGGTGCACATCAAAAGAAGGCACCTACTGCGATGCCTACGAGAAAAAAGACGATTTTGGAAAATGCATAACCACCGACGGTAGGTCCTGCTGGGACTAA
- a CDS encoding SIS domain-containing protein, producing MVAVRWKGQLNENAKHPAFFNVFPELNHNEIMGYEGDKDLLSKMEIVILRSPDENDRIRKRIDITKSLIEDVVSGVTEIWPKGESALERMLYHIIFGDYVSAYLAILNQKDPTEIDFINALKDRLKS from the coding sequence ATCGTTGCGGTAAGGTGGAAGGGACAGCTCAATGAAAACGCCAAGCATCCGGCCTTTTTCAATGTGTTTCCCGAACTAAACCACAATGAAATAATGGGCTATGAGGGAGACAAAGACCTGCTTTCGAAAATGGAGATTGTGATTTTAAGGTCTCCTGATGAAAATGATCGTATTAGAAAACGTATTGATATAACCAAAAGTTTAATAGAGGATGTAGTAAGTGGAGTTACGGAAATATGGCCTAAAGGGGAGTCTGCTCTGGAAAGGATGCTTTATCATATAATTTTCGGGGATTATGTAAGCGCATATCTTGCCATCCTGAACCAAAAGGACCCCACTGAAATAGATTTTATAAATGCTTTAAAGGACCGCCTGAAAAGCTAA
- a CDS encoding DUF3006 domain-containing protein, with translation MFAVIDRFEGEFAVVETDDGKTMNIKRNLLPSKAREGDIIDLESMTVDEKETLRRKKYICKLAENLFEDS, from the coding sequence ATGTTCGCTGTCATCGACAGGTTCGAAGGCGAATTTGCAGTAGTCGAAACCGATGATGGAAAAACCATGAACATAAAGAGGAATCTGCTGCCATCCAAAGCCCGGGAGGGCGATATCATCGACCTGGAAAGTATGACCGTCGATGAAAAAGAAACTCTTCGCCGGAAAAAATATATATGTAAGCTGGCAGAAAATCTATTTGAAGATAGTTAA